In one window of Cynocephalus volans isolate mCynVol1 chromosome 6, mCynVol1.pri, whole genome shotgun sequence DNA:
- the FSCN3 gene encoding fascin-3 — protein MDEVEWMHRHPKVEDLRVGLISWAGTYLTFEPCKKMVTTTAKSLGRRQTWELLVSNEHDTQAVVRLKSLQGFYLLCEGDGTVCYSRPRTSHHGCFLLRFHRNGKWTLQCLISGRYLESNGEAVFCNSRVLSAYHMWTPQPALHVHVILYSPIHHCYARADPTVGRIWVDTAVPCLEECGFLLHFQDGCYHLETSTHHFLSHVDRLVPQPSSQTAFHMQVRPGGFVALCDGEGGMLYPQGTHLLLGLGSNPVRGEEWFILQHCPTWVSLRSKTRKFISVIYDAEVCAASERITPMSLFQFECDSESPTLQLCSASGYYLVQRRHRTVMANGHPLESDTFFRVHWNCGRIILQSSNGRFLGIAANGLLMANATIPGPNEEFGIRLANRPFLALRGRYGYVGSSSKHDLIQCNMDQPDCIHLLPCHQGIYHFQAQGGSFWSITSFGTFRPWGKFALNFCIELQGSNLLTVLAPNGFYMRADRSGTLLADSEDITKECIWEF, from the exons ATGGATGAGGTGGAGTGGATGCACAGACATCCCAAGGTCGAGGACCTAAGGGTTGGGCTCATCAGCTGGGCAGGAACCTACCTCACCTTTGAGCCATGTAAGAAAATGGTCACCACTACTGCGAAGAGCTTGGGCAGGAGACAG ACTTGGGAGCTCCTAGTGAGCAATGAGCATGATACACAGGCCGTGGTGCGACTAAAGAGCTTGCAGGGCTTCTACCTTCTGTGTGAGGGGGATGGCACTGTGTGCTACAGCCGGCCAAGGACCAGCCACCATGGATGCTTCCTACTCCGTTTTCACCGGAATGGCAAGTGGACCCTCCAGTGCTTAATATCTGGTCGTTATCTGGAGTCCAATGGCGAGGCTGTGTTCTGCAACTCCCGGGTCCTCTCAGCTTACCACATGTGGACCCCCCAGCCAGCCCTGCATGTCCATGTGATCCTCTATAGCCCCATCCATCACTGCTATGCTCGGGCCGACCCCACCGTGGGTCGCATCTGGGTGGACACTGCAGTCCCCTGCCTGGAGGAATGTGGCTTCCTGTTGCATTTTCAAGATGGATGCTACCACCTGGAGACCTCTACACACCACTTCTTGTCCCATGTAGACCGGCTGGTCCCCCAACCCTCATCACAGACAGCTTTTCACATGCAAGTGCGGCCTGGAGGGTTTGTGGCACTGTGCGATGGGGAAGGAGGCATGTTATATCCACAGGGCACGCATCTGCTCCTGGGACTGGGCTCCAATCCTGTGAGGGGTGAGGAGTGGTTCATCCTGCAGCACTGTCCCACCTGGGTCAGCCTCAGGTCAAAGACTCGGAAGTTCATCTCGGTCATCTATG ATGCTGAAGTGTGTGCTGCCTCTGAGCGCATAACCCCGATGTCCTTGTTCCAGTTTGAATGTGACAGTGAGAGCCCCACTTTGCAGCTCTGTTCGGCCAGTGGCTACTACCTAGTCCAG AGGCGCCACCGGACAGTGATGGCTAATGGGCACCCACTGGAGTCTGACACTTTCTTCCGTGTGCACTGGAATTGTGGCAGGATCATCCTGCAGTCCTCCAATGGGCGCTTCCTGGGTATTGCAGCCAATGGCCTGCTGATGGCCAATGCCACCATTCCGG GCCCAAATGAGGAATTTGGGATTCGATTAGCCAACCGCCCCTTCCTCGCCTTGCGAGGTAGGTATGGGTATGTGGGCTCCTCATCAAAACATGACCTCATACAGTGCAATATGGATCAACCTGACTGCATTCACCTATTGCCCTGCCACCAAGGCATCTACCACTTCCAGG CACAAGGTGGATCCTTCTGGTCAATCACATCCTTTGGCACCTTTCGCCCTTGGGGAAAGTTTGCCCTTAACTTCTGTATAGAGCTTCAGGGGAGCAACTTGCTCACAGTACTGGCGCCCAATGGCTTCTACATGCGAGCTGACAGAAGTGGCACCCTATTGGCAGACAGTGAAGACATTACCAAAGAGTGTATCTGGGAATTTTAG
- the ARF5 gene encoding ADP-ribosylation factor 5, producing the protein MGLTVSALFSRIFGKKQMRILMVGLDAAGKTTILYKLKLGEIVTTIPTIGFNVETVEYKNICFTVWDVGGQDKIRPLWRHYFQNTQGLIFVVDSNDRERVQESADELQKMLQEDELRDAVLLVFANKQDMPNAMPVSELTDKLGLQHLRSRTWYVQATCATQGTGLYDGLDWLSHELSKR; encoded by the exons ATGGGCCTCACAGTGTCCGCGCTCTTTTCGCGGATCTTCGGAAAGAAGCAGATGCGGATCCTTATGG TCGGCTTGGATGCGGCTGGCAAGACCACAATCCTGTACAAACTGAAGTTGGGGGAGATTGTCACCACAATCCCCACCATAG GCTTCAACGTGGAAACAGTGGAATATAAGAACATCTGTTTTACAGTCTGGGATGTGGGAGGCCAGGACAAGATTCGGCCTCTGTGGCGGCATTACTTCCAGAACACTcag GGCCTCATCTTCGTCGTGGACAGCAATGACCGGGAGCGAGTCCAGGAGTCTGCTGATGAACTCCAGAAGATG CTGCAGGAGGATGAGCTGCGGGATGCGGTGCTGCTGGTATTTGCCAACAAGCAGGACATGCCCAACGCCATGCCCGTGAGCGAACTGACTGACAAGCTGGGGCTACAGCACTTGCGCAGCCGCACG TGGTACGTCCAGGCCACCTGTGCCACCCAAGGCACAGGCCTGTATGATGGGCTGGATTGGCTGTCCCATGAGCTGTCAAAGCGCTAA